A window of Nicotiana tabacum cultivar K326 chromosome 24, ASM71507v2, whole genome shotgun sequence contains these coding sequences:
- the LOC107793712 gene encoding rhomboid-like protein 20 isoform X1, with protein MNVGPSGFNNAPVTRALVIACTLFTIIFGTQGRANQLGWSYQDIFQKLQIWKLIISVFTFSSTPELLFGLYLLYYFRVFERQIGSNKYSVFLLFSFVLSLLLAVLALQLIKDPSLSTLSGPYGLIFSSFVPFYLDIPVSTRFRILSLHFSDKAFIYLAGLQLLFSSWKRSIIPGLCGIIAGCLYRLNIFRIRRVKFPEFITSFFARLSWPSMGNMPPPSAPARNSPGNVPSFAGRQMERNYTAPVSSTVEPPEDTIATLMSMGFDRNAARQALIHAGNDVNTATNILLESQSH; from the exons ATGAACGTTGGCCCATCTGGTTTCA ACAATGCGCCAGTGACAAGGGCATTAGTAATTGCGTGTACCCTCTTCACCATCATATTTGGTACCCAAGGCCGTGCAAATCAGCTGGGTTGGTCTTATCAG GATATTTTCCAGAAGCTTCAAATCTGGAAGCTGATCATATCTGTTTTTACCTTTTCATCTACTCCTGAACTATTATTTGGATTATATCTGCTATACTACTTCCGTGTCTTTGAGAGGCAAATCGGTTCGAACAAATATTCT GTTTTCCTGCTGTTCTCTTTTGTACTCTCTTTATTGCTTGCAGTTCTTGCTCTACAACTTATTAAAG ATCCTTCCTTGAGTACACTGTCTGGGCCCTACGGACTAATATTTTCATCCTTTGTGCCATTTTATCTCGACATTCCGGTTTCTACCCGGTTCCGCATACTCAGTCTCCATTTCTCTGACAAGGCTTTCATTTATTTAGCTGGTCTCCag CTTCTTTTCTCATCCTGGAAAAGATCTATTATACCTGGGCTCTGTGGAATAATTGCAGGTTGCTTGTATCGTTTGAACATTTTCCGTATTAGGAGAGTGAAG ttccCAGAATTTATTACATCCTTCTTCGCTCGACTTTCTTGGCCATCGATGGGTAACATGCCACCACCTTCAGCACCAGCAAGGAACTCTCCAGGAAATGTACCATCCTTTGCAGGTCGCCAGATGGAG AGAAATTATACTGCTCCAGTCTCGTCCACCGTAGAGCCACCAGAAGACACTATCGCGACGCTGATGTCAATGGGCTTTGATAGGAACGCGGCAAGGCAGGCACTCATCCATGCTGGAAATGATGTTAATACAGCCACAAACATCCTTCTTGAGTCGCAATCGCACTGA
- the LOC107793712 gene encoding rhomboid-like protein 20 isoform X2: protein MNVGPSGFNNAPVTRALVIACTLFTIIFGTQGRANQLGWSYQVFLLFSFVLSLLLAVLALQLIKDPSLSTLSGPYGLIFSSFVPFYLDIPVSTRFRILSLHFSDKAFIYLAGLQLLFSSWKRSIIPGLCGIIAGCLYRLNIFRIRRVKFPEFITSFFARLSWPSMGNMPPPSAPARNSPGNVPSFAGRQMERNYTAPVSSTVEPPEDTIATLMSMGFDRNAARQALIHAGNDVNTATNILLESQSH, encoded by the exons ATGAACGTTGGCCCATCTGGTTTCA ACAATGCGCCAGTGACAAGGGCATTAGTAATTGCGTGTACCCTCTTCACCATCATATTTGGTACCCAAGGCCGTGCAAATCAGCTGGGTTGGTCTTATCAG GTTTTCCTGCTGTTCTCTTTTGTACTCTCTTTATTGCTTGCAGTTCTTGCTCTACAACTTATTAAAG ATCCTTCCTTGAGTACACTGTCTGGGCCCTACGGACTAATATTTTCATCCTTTGTGCCATTTTATCTCGACATTCCGGTTTCTACCCGGTTCCGCATACTCAGTCTCCATTTCTCTGACAAGGCTTTCATTTATTTAGCTGGTCTCCag CTTCTTTTCTCATCCTGGAAAAGATCTATTATACCTGGGCTCTGTGGAATAATTGCAGGTTGCTTGTATCGTTTGAACATTTTCCGTATTAGGAGAGTGAAG ttccCAGAATTTATTACATCCTTCTTCGCTCGACTTTCTTGGCCATCGATGGGTAACATGCCACCACCTTCAGCACCAGCAAGGAACTCTCCAGGAAATGTACCATCCTTTGCAGGTCGCCAGATGGAG AGAAATTATACTGCTCCAGTCTCGTCCACCGTAGAGCCACCAGAAGACACTATCGCGACGCTGATGTCAATGGGCTTTGATAGGAACGCGGCAAGGCAGGCACTCATCCATGCTGGAAATGATGTTAATACAGCCACAAACATCCTTCTTGAGTCGCAATCGCACTGA